A portion of the Bubalus kerabau isolate K-KA32 ecotype Philippines breed swamp buffalo chromosome 1, PCC_UOA_SB_1v2, whole genome shotgun sequence genome contains these proteins:
- the LOC129642185 gene encoding olfactory receptor 2T2-like: MDGKNETLTDFFLLGLFPELQYIGILITSILLVYIIAFTGNAILILLIWVDSHLHTPMYILLSHLSLIDLALISTTVPKMAINFFSGKKNISKVACGTQIFFFFALGGGECLLLTLMSYDRYVAICNPLRYTVIMNPRVCLQMALVSWGGGALNSLFNTIYTMHFPFCGSREIHHFFCEMPAVLKLSCEDTFLYEMVVSVICIVFVLLPLGLIMASYMLIFLTVLHMNSPEGRRKALAVCSSHLAVVSLYYGPAMIIYMTPHSFHTLEQDEILSMINTIFTPMLNPLIYSLRNKEVLGALRKAMNRRFILS; the protein is encoded by the coding sequence ATGGatggaaaaaatgaaacactgaCTGATTTCTTTCTCCTGGGACTTTTCCCAGAGCTGCAGTACATCGGCATCCTCATCACCTCCATTCTTCTGGTCTATATCATCGCCTTCACTGGCAATGCCATCCTAATCCTCttgatttgggtggactcccacctccacacccccatgtataTACTGCTCAGCCATCTCTCTCTCATTGACTTGGCCTTAATTTCTACCACAGTTCCAAAAATGGCCATCAACTTTTTCTCTGGGAAGAAAAACATCTCAAAAGTTGCCTGTGGAacccagattttctttttctttgccctCGGGGGTGGTgagtgtctccttttgaccctTATGTcttatgaccgctatgtggccatttgCAACCCCCTGAGATACACAGTCATCATGAAcccaagagtctgcctgcagatGGCTCTAGTGTCCTGGGGCGGAGGTGCACTGAACTCCCTCTTCAATACCATCTACACCATGCATTTCCCCTTCTGTGGCTCCAGGGAGATCCACCACTTCTTCTGTGAGATGCCTGCTGTCCTAAAGCTCTCTTGTGAAGACACTTTCCTCTATGAGATGGTGGTGTCTGTCATCTGCATTGTATTTGTTCTTCTTCCATTAGGGCTCATCATGGCTTCCTACATGCTCATCTTCCTCACAGTCCTCCACATGAACTCaccagagggcaggaggaaagccCTGGCTGTATGCTCCTCTCACTTGGCTGTAGTGAGCCTCTACTACGGGCCAGCCATGATCATCTACATGACTCCCCACTCCTTTCACACTTTGGAACAGGATGAAATACTCTCCATGATTAATACCATCTTCACCCCCATGCTCAACCCTCTCATTTATAGTCTGAGGAACAAGGAGGTGCTGGGTGCTCTGAGAAAAGCAATGAACAgaagattcattttgagttag